Proteins co-encoded in one Chitinophagales bacterium genomic window:
- a CDS encoding glutathionylspermidine synthase family protein, translating to MDNRLIAVPPLPRHELRKEGLEWFVADENEGYLCDDFVQITRAELDNFRAASAELFGLAMEAAQRIVDRKAWEDAGIPENAVSLIAYSLQHEKDNYLVGRFDFAGGIDRTPLKMLEINADTCSLMPETAFIQELYWELESKQLKYRPFNLLLHGLTQKLKKLLQQNPDKAANLLVTTFGYEEDVLNMRVIEEAARAAGFTQVKHSTLEEVIFSAEEGIFMQAKTGEYTRYDFWYKFTPWDIIAYDEPELWDILEQIIRNRLCVVMNPAFSMLLQSKAIMKFMYDIAPRHAHLLKTTFKADDFYHYKYVRKPIFGRMGENISFFNGAKKAVYKTKGDFGDQETVFQELADFNEDIEEYRYQPSIYWTGEACALCFRRQDDLIIDDDAEFVGHIISTE from the coding sequence GTGGATAATAGATTAATTGCAGTTCCCCCACTACCCCGTCACGAACTTCGCAAAGAAGGATTGGAGTGGTTTGTGGCAGACGAAAACGAAGGGTATTTGTGCGATGATTTTGTGCAGATTACCCGTGCCGAACTCGACAATTTTCGTGCAGCTTCCGCTGAGCTTTTTGGTTTGGCAATGGAAGCCGCACAGCGAATTGTGGACCGAAAAGCATGGGAAGATGCGGGGATTCCCGAAAATGCGGTTTCCTTGATTGCTTATTCGCTTCAACACGAAAAAGACAACTACCTCGTAGGACGCTTTGATTTTGCAGGAGGCATAGACCGCACTCCTCTCAAAATGCTGGAAATCAATGCCGATACTTGTTCGCTGATGCCCGAAACGGCTTTCATTCAAGAGTTGTATTGGGAATTGGAAAGTAAGCAATTGAAGTACCGCCCCTTCAATTTGCTCCTTCACGGATTGACCCAAAAACTCAAGAAATTGTTGCAGCAAAATCCCGACAAGGCCGCCAATTTGCTTGTGACTACTTTTGGCTACGAAGAGGATGTTTTGAACATGCGGGTAATTGAAGAGGCGGCTCGTGCGGCGGGTTTTACACAGGTGAAACACAGCACATTGGAGGAGGTGATTTTTTCAGCAGAGGAGGGCATTTTTATGCAAGCCAAAACGGGTGAATATACTCGCTACGACTTTTGGTACAAGTTTACGCCGTGGGACATCATTGCGTATGACGAGCCTGAATTGTGGGATATTTTGGAGCAAATCATCCGCAACCGTTTGTGTGTGGTGATGAATCCTGCCTTTTCGATGTTGCTGCAATCGAAGGCCATCATGAAGTTTATGTACGACATTGCTCCAAGACATGCACATCTTTTGAAGACGACCTTCAAAGCAGACGATTTCTACCACTACAAATATGTCCGCAAACCGATTTTTGGCAGAATGGGTGAAAATATCTCATTCTTCAATGGTGCCAAAAAAGCGGTCTATAAAACGAAAGGTGATTTTGGCGACCAAGAAACAGTTTTCCAAGAACTTGCTGACTTCAATGAGGACATTGAAGAATATCGCTATCAACCCAGCATTTATTGGACAGGTGAGGCTTGTGCTTTGTGTTTTCGGCGACAGGATGATTTGATTATTGATGATGATGCGGAGTTTGTGGGGCATATTATTTCGACTGAGTAG
- a CDS encoding SDR family oxidoreductase: MKILLTGANGYIGKRLLLALSEQGHEIHCTVRDKRRFRLNERFKNKHLIHIWECDLLDASTFTDLPTEIDVAFYLVHSMNSNAKKFNDLEQKMAENFKDYMDTTSTQQIIYLSGIVNDTELSKHLQSRYNTETILQKSKVPVTILRAAIIIGSGSASFEIIRDLVEKLPVMIAPKWLNTKCQPISIRDTLNYLTGVMLQSEAYNRSFDIGGPDILTYKQMLLQFAEVRELKRFILTVPVFSPRLSSYWLYFVTSTSYTLAVTLVDSMKNEVIVQNNDIDQIVKTEKVGYKDAVKLAFDIIQQSSVISSWKDAVVSGKIDEHYTDFIQVPEQACFHDNRSFTFPKEHTQRVLNNLWRIGGHTGWYAYNPLWMLRGYLDKLVGGVGLRRGRRDATELTEGDALDFWRVLVADKPKKRLLLFAEMKVPGEAWLEFTIEENGDKQQNILHQKATFRPKGLLGRLYWYSVYPLHFLVFPGMAKGIIGYQADDHAVEHVSKS; encoded by the coding sequence ATGAAAATTCTATTGACGGGCGCAAATGGATATATCGGAAAACGACTTCTTCTCGCTTTGAGCGAACAAGGTCACGAAATTCATTGCACCGTTAGAGACAAACGCAGATTTCGCCTCAATGAACGCTTCAAAAACAAACACCTCATCCATATTTGGGAATGTGACTTACTCGATGCTTCTACTTTTACCGACCTCCCTACTGAAATTGATGTAGCTTTTTACTTGGTTCACTCCATGAACAGCAATGCAAAGAAGTTCAACGATTTGGAGCAAAAAATGGCAGAGAATTTTAAGGATTACATGGACACTACTTCTACCCAACAAATCATCTATCTAAGTGGAATTGTAAACGACACTGAACTCTCCAAACACCTACAATCGAGATACAACACCGAAACCATCCTTCAAAAAAGCAAAGTTCCTGTCACCATTCTACGAGCTGCCATCATTATCGGTTCAGGTAGTGCTTCTTTTGAGATTATCCGAGATTTGGTCGAAAAACTTCCCGTGATGATTGCTCCAAAGTGGTTGAATACCAAATGTCAACCCATTAGTATTCGTGATACCCTGAATTATTTGACAGGAGTCATGTTGCAGTCAGAAGCCTACAATCGAAGTTTTGATATTGGTGGGCCAGATATATTGACCTACAAACAAATGTTGCTGCAATTTGCCGAAGTCAGAGAATTGAAGCGGTTCATTCTCACCGTTCCTGTTTTCAGTCCTCGCCTATCCTCCTATTGGCTATATTTTGTCACTTCTACTTCTTACACATTGGCAGTAACCTTGGTAGATAGTATGAAAAATGAAGTCATCGTGCAAAACAACGACATTGACCAAATCGTAAAAACCGAAAAAGTAGGCTACAAAGATGCAGTCAAATTGGCTTTTGATATCATCCAACAAAGCTCAGTTATTTCGAGCTGGAAAGATGCGGTAGTCAGCGGGAAAATTGACGAACACTACACCGATTTCATTCAAGTTCCCGAACAGGCTTGTTTTCATGATAACCGAAGTTTTACTTTCCCAAAAGAACACACACAAAGAGTATTGAACAACCTTTGGCGAATTGGCGGTCATACGGGTTGGTACGCCTACAACCCTTTGTGGATGCTTAGAGGCTATTTGGATAAACTGGTGGGAGGCGTTGGGCTTCGTCGGGGACGACGAGACGCAACAGAATTGACTGAAGGAGATGCTTTGGATTTTTGGCGGGTACTTGTGGCAGACAAACCTAAAAAGCGACTGCTGTTATTTGCAGAAATGAAAGTACCGGGAGAAGCTTGGCTCGAATTTACCATTGAAGAAAATGGCGATAAACAACAAAATATTTTACATCAAAAAGCTACTTTCCGTCCCAAAGGACTTTTAGGACGTTTGTATTGGTACAGCGTTTACCCACTTCATTTTTTGGTATTCCCTGGAATGGCAAAGGGAATTATTGGTTATCAAGCAGATGACCATGCGGTGGAACACGTATCGAAAAGTTAA
- the gltX gene encoding glutamate--tRNA ligase — protein MSQKVRTRYAPSPTGFQHIGGIRTALYCYLFTRKMGGSFILRIEDTDQTRYVPGAEEYIVESLKWCGIECDEATHVGGEYGPYRQSERKEMYGVYAQQMLESGHAYYAFDTPEELTAKRLEYEAQKQVFKYDPTTRMGMRNSIALGKAETEALLAVNTPCVIRLKIPADEEVVVHDLVRGVVRVNSNEVDDKILLKGDGMPTYHLANVVDDHLMEITHVIRGEEWLPSTPLHVLLYRALGWEDTMPQFAHLPLILKPTGKGKLSKRDGDKMGFPVFPLAWQHPTEDESSTGYREIGFFPEAFVNLLAFLGWNPGTTQEIFSMDELIEAFSIDRIGKSGARFDWDKAQWFNQQYIKAASGEQLAEAALQFAPNAYKNVDKTFLAAACEMMKERMTFTTDIWETGYFFFESPKEYDAKVVRTKWKAERIPLFHQLKDQFAALNDFSTANIEATVKAFMAEHGLGFGDVLQVFRVMLAGTKSGPPIFEMAELLGKTEVVRRMEESAKIFGEMTAA, from the coding sequence ATGAGTCAAAAAGTTAGAACACGGTATGCGCCGAGTCCTACGGGATTTCAACACATTGGAGGCATACGCACAGCCCTTTATTGCTATCTTTTTACCCGCAAAATGGGCGGTAGTTTTATTTTGCGGATTGAAGACACCGACCAAACGAGGTATGTTCCTGGTGCAGAGGAATACATTGTGGAATCTTTGAAATGGTGTGGCATTGAATGTGATGAAGCTACACACGTTGGCGGAGAATATGGCCCTTACAGACAATCTGAGCGAAAGGAAATGTATGGTGTATATGCACAGCAAATGCTCGAAAGTGGTCATGCTTATTATGCCTTTGATACTCCTGAAGAATTGACCGCCAAACGTTTGGAATATGAAGCACAAAAGCAAGTATTCAAGTATGATCCTACTACTCGAATGGGTATGCGAAATTCTATTGCTTTGGGAAAGGCAGAAACAGAAGCTCTATTGGCAGTCAATACACCTTGCGTCATTCGCTTGAAAATTCCTGCTGACGAAGAGGTAGTTGTCCATGATTTGGTGCGTGGTGTGGTAAGGGTAAACAGCAATGAGGTTGACGACAAAATCCTATTGAAAGGAGATGGAATGCCAACTTATCACTTGGCTAATGTAGTAGATGACCATTTGATGGAAATCACACACGTTATTCGTGGTGAGGAATGGCTGCCCTCTACCCCCCTCCATGTATTGTTGTACCGTGCTTTGGGGTGGGAAGATACCATGCCACAATTCGCTCACCTTCCGTTGATTTTGAAGCCAACAGGCAAAGGAAAACTAAGCAAACGAGATGGTGACAAAATGGGTTTTCCTGTTTTTCCTTTGGCTTGGCAACATCCTACCGAGGATGAATCTTCAACGGGCTATCGTGAAATTGGGTTTTTCCCCGAAGCTTTTGTCAATTTATTGGCGTTTTTGGGATGGAATCCTGGAACAACCCAAGAGATTTTTTCGATGGACGAGCTTATTGAAGCTTTTAGCATTGACCGCATTGGCAAATCAGGTGCTCGTTTTGACTGGGACAAAGCACAGTGGTTCAACCAACAATACATCAAAGCTGCGTCTGGCGAACAATTGGCAGAAGCAGCATTGCAGTTTGCTCCCAATGCTTATAAAAATGTGGACAAAACATTTTTAGCGGCGGCTTGTGAAATGATGAAGGAGAGAATGACTTTTACCACCGATATATGGGAAACTGGTTATTTCTTCTTTGAATCACCCAAGGAATACGATGCAAAAGTGGTTCGCACCAAATGGAAAGCTGAGAGGATTCCCTTGTTTCACCAACTCAAAGACCAATTTGCTGCTTTAAATGATTTTTCTACTGCAAATATAGAAGCAACAGTCAAAGCGTTTATGGCAGAACATGGACTGGGTTTTGGAGATGTTTTGCAGGTATTTCGGGTGATGTTGGCTGGCACAAAATCTGGTCCTCCAATTTTTGAGATGGCAGAACTACTTGGCAAGACAGAAGTCGTGAGGAGGATGGAAGAAAGTGCGAAGATATTTGGTGAGATGACGGCGGCTTAG
- a CDS encoding type II toxin-antitoxin system RelE/ParE family toxin — protein sequence MDFKYKLHRKAFVDLDEAIAWYNQKGGKRLAAQFFTEYRKLRSKIVENPFQFGEVENGYRQAVFTKFPYTIIFSPSDLEVFVLAVFHTKRNPKDWKSRA from the coding sequence ATGGACTTCAAATATAAGTTACACAGGAAAGCGTTTGTCGACTTAGATGAAGCAATTGCATGGTACAATCAAAAAGGAGGTAAAAGATTAGCTGCTCAATTTTTTACAGAATATCGTAAACTTAGAAGTAAAATTGTTGAAAATCCTTTTCAATTTGGAGAAGTTGAAAATGGCTATAGACAAGCTGTTTTTACTAAATTTCCTTATACAATAATCTTTTCCCCCTCTGATTTAGAAGTATTTGTTTTAGCAGTATTTCATACCAAACGAAATCCTAAAGATTGGAAATCAAGAGCCTAA
- the speD gene encoding adenosylmethionine decarboxylase has protein sequence MAEKRTLKALGKHIILELYGCPTELLSEPADIQRILEAAALVMGATIVESTFHHFSPLGVSGVVIIMESHLTIHTWPEFAYAAVDIFTCGELDIEAGVDLLSKELQAEKVEIQMIERGKKLLM, from the coding sequence ATGGCAGAAAAAAGAACATTGAAGGCTCTTGGAAAACATATCATTTTGGAACTTTACGGCTGCCCTACCGAATTGTTGAGCGAACCTGCTGACATTCAGCGCATCCTTGAAGCGGCTGCTTTAGTGATGGGCGCAACGATTGTCGAAAGCACTTTTCACCACTTTTCGCCTCTCGGTGTTTCGGGCGTGGTGATTATTATGGAAAGTCACCTCACAATCCACACTTGGCCCGAATTTGCATATGCGGCAGTGGATATTTTCACTTGTGGTGAGTTGGACATTGAAGCAGGAGTGGACTTATTGAGCAAGGAATTGCAGGCCGAAAAAGTGGAAATCCAAATGATAGAACGAGGAAAAAAATTGCTGATGTAA
- a CDS encoding polyamine aminopropyltransferase — MLKEASSKERLVFFLTVFIAGLCSLIYELLISTTSSYFLGDSVTQFSLTIGVYMAAMGLGAYLSQFLDDKLLDWFVKIEVLLGLAGGVSVPVLYFVFGQVSTFEYQFIMLSLTAVIGVLTGFEVPLLVRILKTYYPLKSNLAYVLSLDYIGALLATLLFPFLLLPFVGIFRTSLLFGLVNVLLGLFIYRFFTQELSVKRKMGLQLAAFAVVVLFVVMGIFAGKLLKHWEDDFYTSQLIYSKQTAYQHLVLTKNKEDLQLYINHIIQFSSLDEYRYHEALGLLPLNVAPNKKKVLILGGGEGLLAREVLKFEEVESVKIVDLDGEVFKLAKENNYIRTLNQGSISNAKVEPITEDAMQFLQFTDEKFDVILSDLPDPSNESLSRLYSTIFYKLIQSKLSENGIFATQATGPFHTHKAFWCIYETLKASGFKYVYPYHAYVPSFGDWGFVIASDIELQPDVFEAKISSKYLDSLQVQKMFYFEKDIANPHNLAVNRMDDAVLMHYFLEDWRKWQKKEH, encoded by the coding sequence ATGCTAAAAGAAGCAAGTTCAAAAGAACGGCTCGTATTTTTCTTAACGGTTTTCATTGCAGGTTTGTGTTCATTGATTTATGAACTGTTGATTAGCACCACTTCTTCCTATTTTTTGGGTGATAGTGTTACGCAGTTTTCACTGACCATAGGAGTCTATATGGCTGCAATGGGTTTGGGAGCTTATTTATCGCAGTTTTTGGACGACAAACTATTGGATTGGTTTGTGAAAATTGAAGTGCTGTTGGGTTTGGCAGGTGGGGTCAGTGTGCCTGTGTTGTATTTTGTATTTGGACAGGTTTCGACTTTTGAGTACCAGTTCATTATGTTGAGTTTGACGGCGGTTATTGGCGTTTTGACGGGTTTTGAGGTGCCACTATTGGTGCGTATCTTGAAGACCTATTACCCTTTGAAGTCCAACTTAGCCTATGTGTTGAGTTTGGATTATATTGGAGCATTGTTGGCTACCCTCTTGTTTCCGTTTTTGCTATTGCCCTTTGTAGGTATTTTTCGCACGTCACTGCTTTTTGGTTTGGTGAATGTGTTGTTGGGTTTGTTCATTTACCGTTTTTTCACCCAAGAATTGTCGGTCAAACGCAAAATGGGACTTCAATTGGCGGCTTTTGCAGTTGTGGTCTTGTTTGTTGTGATGGGTATTTTTGCAGGTAAATTGTTGAAGCACTGGGAAGATGATTTTTACACCAGCCAACTCATTTATTCCAAACAAACTGCTTATCAACACCTTGTTTTGACCAAAAATAAAGAAGATCTGCAATTGTACATCAACCACATCATTCAGTTTTCGTCTTTGGATGAATACCGCTACCATGAGGCATTGGGTTTGTTGCCTTTGAATGTTGCGCCCAACAAGAAAAAGGTCTTGATTTTGGGAGGGGGAGAAGGTTTGTTGGCACGAGAAGTATTGAAGTTTGAAGAAGTGGAATCGGTCAAAATTGTGGATTTGGATGGCGAGGTTTTTAAGTTGGCAAAAGAAAATAACTACATTCGGACTTTGAATCAAGGTTCGATTTCCAACGCCAAAGTAGAACCGATTACAGAAGATGCCATGCAGTTTTTGCAGTTCACAGACGAAAAATTTGATGTCATATTGTCGGACTTGCCCGATCCCTCCAATGAATCCCTATCAAGACTGTACAGCACCATTTTCTACAAATTGATACAAAGTAAGTTGAGCGAAAACGGCATTTTTGCGACCCAAGCCACAGGGCCTTTTCACACCCACAAAGCCTTTTGGTGCATTTACGAAACCCTGAAAGCCAGTGGCTTCAAGTATGTTTATCCTTATCATGCTTATGTGCCTTCGTTTGGAGATTGGGGTTTTGTGATAGCGAGCGACATCGAATTGCAGCCCGATGTTTTTGAAGCGAAAATATCATCTAAATATTTGGATAGCTTGCAAGTGCAAAAAATGTTTTATTTTGAAAAAGACATTGCGAATCCGCACAACCTAGCAGTGAATAGAATGGACGATGCGGTATTGATGCACTATTTTTTAGAAGATTGGAGAAAATGGCAGAAAAAAGAACATTGA
- a CDS encoding cyclic nucleotide-binding domain-containing protein — protein sequence MIRRIWNIFAYAATLFAAIEIPLWLVHGFHSFEAIQIISSILPFVFAIEVALQLQNPIDKKAYQKADKRTRLRRYIRKWLLIDVLSIIPFDWLSDFFAGSSWETVFKILALTRVLRVFHFIPLMQQWSYHPDIPPYLSRIVFSLFWLTIAAHWIACGWMGMGMTNPDLPLLDNYVRAAYWCITTLTTIGYGDITPQTNGQMLFTILVQLIGAGMYGYIIGNLASLLTNVDVARAQYEEKVEQINAFMRYRNFPSDLKTRVNDYYDYLWLQRRGTDEAEILEELPPSLRGQIALHLNKELIEKVPFFKDASPDLIRYVSIHLKPAFFLPGDYVVCEGDIGEEMYFIGKGTVEVVSKDGQQVYATLQSGHYFGEIALLHSTPRTASVRTVDYCDLYYLDKGTFEDTLKRFPNFAEHIAEIAKRRKERH from the coding sequence ATGATTCGACGCATTTGGAATATATTTGCCTATGCCGCAACGCTTTTTGCAGCCATCGAAATACCGCTTTGGTTGGTACATGGTTTTCACAGTTTTGAAGCCATCCAAATCATTTCTTCCATTTTACCTTTCGTCTTTGCGATAGAAGTAGCATTGCAGTTGCAGAATCCGATAGACAAAAAAGCGTATCAAAAGGCAGATAAAAGAACCCGTTTGAGGCGGTATATCCGAAAATGGTTATTGATTGATGTATTGTCCATCATTCCATTCGATTGGTTGTCAGACTTTTTTGCAGGAAGTTCGTGGGAAACCGTTTTCAAAATATTGGCATTGACCAGAGTTTTGCGGGTATTTCACTTTATACCCCTGATGCAGCAGTGGAGCTACCATCCCGACATTCCGCCCTATTTGTCCCGCATTGTGTTTTCCTTGTTTTGGCTCACCATTGCAGCCCATTGGATTGCCTGTGGCTGGATGGGAATGGGCATGACAAATCCCGATTTGCCACTTCTCGACAATTATGTTCGTGCTGCCTATTGGTGCATCACTACTCTGACGACCATTGGTTATGGCGACATTACCCCTCAAACGAATGGGCAGATGCTTTTCACTATTTTGGTGCAACTCATTGGGGCAGGTATGTATGGTTACATCATTGGTAATTTGGCGAGTCTGTTGACGAATGTGGATGTGGCAAGAGCGCAATACGAAGAAAAGGTGGAGCAAATCAATGCTTTTATGCGTTACCGAAATTTTCCGAGTGACCTCAAAACTAGAGTAAACGATTACTATGATTATTTGTGGTTACAGCGACGAGGAACAGATGAAGCAGAAATTTTGGAGGAATTGCCGCCCAGTCTTCGAGGACAAATTGCGCTACATTTGAATAAAGAATTGATTGAGAAAGTTCCCTTTTTCAAAGATGCCAGCCCTGACTTGATTCGATATGTATCCATACACCTAAAACCCGCTTTTTTTCTGCCAGGCGACTATGTGGTGTGCGAAGGAGATATTGGAGAGGAAATGTATTTTATCGGCAAAGGAACGGTCGAAGTCGTGTCGAAAGACGGGCAACAAGTGTATGCTACTCTGCAAAGCGGTCATTACTTTGGTGAAATTGCGCTGCTGCACAGTACGCCCCGAACAGCAAGTGTGCGGACGGTTGATTACTGCGATTTGTACTATTTGGACAAAGGAACTTTTGAAGACACCTTGAAGCGGTTTCCCAATTTTGCAGAACACATAGCCGAGATTGCAAAGAGAAGGAAGGAACGGCATTAA
- a CDS encoding dipeptidase produces the protein MQQSQYIKANKQRFLDELFDLLRIPSVSTDSNYKTAVHQAGEFIAEKLKEAGAEEVEIFENQGNPIVYGEKIIDPSLPTILVYGHYDVQPPDPLDLWITPPFEPTIRDEKIYARGACDDKGQMFSHLKAFETMMQTNSLPCNVKFLIEGEEEIGSPNLLPFIRENIEKLKADVVLISDTSMVANDCPSISVGTRGVAAAEIEVTGPNRDLHSGTYGGAVGNPLNVLSKMMGSLHDENNHITIPGFYDNVAVLSDEERAEMAKLPFSLKAYENYLQIDSVQGEEGYSTIERTSIRPTLDLNGMWGGYLGEGTKTVLPSKAYAKVTMRLVPNQKPERIMELFKQHIESIAPDSVKVEVTLGHGAPPAVTPTDSVAYQAASKAMETTFGKVPIPTRMGGSIPIVALFEYEMGIKTILMGFGLNEDAIHSPNESYGLFNYFKGIETIPYYYKYFTELS, from the coding sequence ATGCAACAATCTCAATACATTAAAGCCAATAAACAGCGATTTTTAGACGAACTATTTGATTTATTGCGTATTCCATCGGTCAGTACCGACAGCAATTACAAAACAGCCGTCCACCAAGCAGGGGAGTTCATTGCTGAAAAATTGAAGGAAGCAGGAGCAGAGGAAGTAGAAATATTTGAAAACCAAGGTAATCCAATCGTGTATGGCGAAAAAATCATAGACCCATCTTTACCAACCATTTTGGTCTATGGACACTACGATGTGCAGCCGCCCGACCCATTGGATTTGTGGATTACTCCACCTTTTGAGCCAACCATTCGAGATGAAAAAATCTATGCCCGTGGAGCTTGTGACGACAAAGGACAAATGTTTTCACACCTAAAAGCCTTTGAAACCATGATGCAAACCAACTCCCTGCCCTGCAATGTGAAATTTCTCATTGAAGGAGAAGAAGAAATTGGCTCACCTAATCTACTCCCCTTTATACGTGAAAACATTGAAAAATTGAAAGCCGATGTGGTTTTAATTTCAGATACGTCAATGGTTGCCAACGATTGCCCCTCTATTTCGGTCGGCACAAGAGGTGTTGCCGCTGCGGAAATTGAAGTGACGGGGCCAAATCGAGATTTACACTCAGGTACTTATGGCGGAGCAGTCGGCAATCCACTCAATGTATTGAGCAAAATGATGGGTTCACTTCACGATGAAAACAACCACATCACCATCCCAGGATTTTACGATAATGTAGCAGTGCTTAGTGACGAAGAACGTGCCGAAATGGCGAAACTTCCTTTTAGTTTGAAGGCTTATGAAAACTATTTGCAGATAGATTCAGTGCAGGGTGAAGAAGGATATAGTACCATAGAACGCACTTCGATTCGTCCGACTTTGGATTTGAATGGCATGTGGGGCGGTTATTTGGGAGAAGGTACAAAAACTGTTTTGCCCTCCAAAGCCTACGCCAAAGTCACCATGCGCCTTGTGCCAAATCAAAAACCTGAGCGCATCATGGAACTTTTCAAGCAACACATCGAAAGCATTGCGCCTGACTCGGTAAAGGTGGAAGTGACTTTAGGACACGGCGCACCGCCAGCGGTTACGCCTACTGATTCGGTTGCCTATCAAGCTGCTTCAAAGGCTATGGAAACAACTTTTGGCAAAGTGCCGATTCCTACACGTATGGGCGGTAGCATCCCGATTGTGGCATTGTTTGAATATGAAATGGGTATCAAAACGATACTGATGGGTTTTGGCTTGAACGAAGATGCCATCCATTCTCCAAATGAGTCCTACGGCTTGTTCAACTACTTCAAAGGCATCGAAACGATTCCGTATTACTACAAATATTTTACGGAATTATCATAG
- a CDS encoding PfkB family carbohydrate kinase, with protein sequence MTDSSAIINIFKSFERLKVLIVGDVMVDSYIFGHTNRISPEAPIPIVDVYKKENRLGGAANVALNVKELGATPLLCSVVGDDYDGHAFKKYLQYHHIDSNYIILDQERKTTVKTRVVSRNNQLVRFDSEQRDPLDTKTELLLIDNIIDILYRTKPDVVILQDYNKGVLTPKVIASVIYNSNQMEIPVAVDPKKDNFFLYKGCTLFKPNLREASDGLAAVLNPGRPESLVSADEQLRAILNNTYTIITLSEKGIFVGMDGDHEIIPAYLRNITDVSGAGDTVISMLALGLALGLDIFATTELANIAAGMVCEKVGVVAVNRDELLKEAAAYLSEE encoded by the coding sequence GTGACAGACAGCAGTGCTATTATCAATATTTTCAAATCTTTTGAACGGCTAAAAGTTCTTATTGTGGGTGACGTGATGGTGGATAGTTATATTTTTGGTCACACCAACCGCATTTCTCCCGAAGCTCCTATTCCCATAGTAGATGTATATAAAAAAGAAAATCGTTTGGGAGGTGCTGCAAATGTTGCGCTGAATGTAAAAGAATTAGGAGCAACTCCCCTGCTTTGTTCTGTAGTTGGTGATGACTATGATGGTCATGCCTTCAAAAAATACCTGCAATACCACCACATTGACTCCAACTACATTATCCTCGATCAAGAGCGCAAAACTACAGTCAAAACACGGGTAGTCAGTCGAAACAATCAACTCGTCCGATTTGATTCTGAACAGCGTGACCCACTCGATACAAAAACGGAATTGCTACTGATTGACAACATCATAGACATCCTCTACCGAACCAAGCCCGATGTGGTGATTTTGCAGGACTACAATAAGGGTGTTCTTACTCCAAAAGTGATTGCGAGTGTGATTTACAACAGCAATCAAATGGAGATTCCCGTTGCAGTAGATCCCAAAAAAGACAATTTTTTCCTTTACAAAGGCTGTACTCTCTTCAAACCCAATCTTCGAGAAGCTTCTGACGGTTTGGCTGCGGTATTGAATCCTGGTCGTCCTGAAAGTTTGGTTTCTGCTGATGAACAACTTCGTGCTATTCTGAACAACACTTATACGATCATTACCCTATCCGAAAAGGGCATTTTTGTAGGCATGGATGGTGACCACGAAATCATTCCTGCCTACCTCCGCAACATCACCGATGTGTCGGGAGCAGGTGATACTGTCATCAGTATGTTGGCTTTGGGATTGGCTTTGGGATTGGATATATTTGCGACCACCGAATTGGCGAATATTGCAGCGGGAATGGTGTGTGAAAAAGTGGGTGTTGTAGCGGTCAATCGAGATGAACTTTTGAAGGAAGCAGCCGCTTATTTAAGTGAGGAATAA